One segment of Pontibacter akesuensis DNA contains the following:
- a CDS encoding PA0069 family radical SAM protein: MIKAEDFLKGRGAQYNPQNPYLKQEYVAEHVEGLDEPMLSNSITEFLQEHPKKVVNKIDSPDLGLVYSLNPYQGCEHGCVYCYARNTHQYWGYGAGLDFERKIIIKENAAQTLAKQLESPNWQVMPIMLAGNTDCYQPIEAKKMLTRQVLEVLLQYRHPVSIITKNALILRDLDLLQELNKYNLVHANISITTLNEALRQKLEPRTASAAKRLEVVRKLAAAGIPVNVMTAPIIPGLNDSEIPQLLKAAAEAGASNAAYTIVRLNGSIGPIFEDWIRQAFPDRADKVLSQIADCHGGQLNDSRFGVRMSGEGKFAEAIAKLFRMSKQKYMAGRSMKPYDYTHFCQRKGKQLDFF, from the coding sequence ATGATAAAGGCAGAAGATTTTTTGAAAGGACGCGGAGCGCAGTACAACCCCCAAAACCCTTACCTGAAACAGGAGTATGTGGCGGAGCATGTAGAAGGGCTGGATGAACCCATGCTTAGCAATTCCATAACAGAGTTCCTGCAGGAACATCCGAAAAAGGTGGTGAACAAGATCGATAGTCCGGACCTTGGGCTGGTTTATTCGCTCAACCCCTACCAGGGCTGCGAACATGGCTGCGTGTACTGCTATGCCCGCAACACCCACCAGTACTGGGGCTATGGCGCCGGGCTTGATTTTGAGCGCAAGATTATCATCAAGGAAAATGCAGCGCAAACCCTGGCTAAACAACTCGAAAGTCCGAACTGGCAGGTGATGCCCATCATGCTGGCGGGCAATACTGACTGCTACCAGCCCATCGAGGCAAAAAAAATGTTGACGCGGCAGGTGCTGGAGGTACTGTTGCAGTACCGGCATCCGGTGAGCATCATCACCAAAAACGCACTTATTCTCCGCGACCTCGACCTGCTGCAGGAACTGAACAAGTATAACCTGGTGCACGCCAATATTAGCATCACCACACTTAATGAGGCCCTACGGCAGAAACTGGAGCCGCGCACCGCATCTGCCGCCAAGCGGTTGGAGGTAGTGCGGAAATTAGCTGCGGCAGGCATACCGGTGAACGTCATGACGGCACCCATCATACCCGGCCTGAACGATTCGGAGATTCCGCAGCTCCTGAAAGCCGCCGCCGAAGCAGGTGCCTCCAACGCAGCCTATACTATTGTTCGCCTCAACGGCAGCATCGGGCCCATCTTTGAGGACTGGATCCGGCAGGCTTTTCCAGACCGGGCCGACAAGGTGCTGAGCCAAATAGCGGATTGCCATGGCGGACAACTAAACGACAGCCGCTTTGGTGTACGGATGAGCGGCGAGGGCAAATTTGCCGAAGCCATCGCCAAACTATTCCGGATGAGCAAGCAAAAGTACATGGCTGGCCGAAGTATGAAACCTTACGACTATACTCACTTCTGCCAGCGCAAAGGAAAGCAGCTGGACTTTTTTTAA
- a CDS encoding cryptochrome/photolyase family protein, with translation MLLFWFRRDLRLHDNAGLFHALASGKPVLPLFIFDRAILAKLEDKADARVSFIHDTVTKMQRELEDSGSTLLVKYGEPLEVLSELLNKYEVEGIYTNRDYEPYAQERDKAMAELAQQHQVEFSTFKDQVIFEKSEIMTQSGTPYKVYTPYKNAWKKAFTSEMAAPYTCREYFRQLLPHFKTNLPTLQEIGFTRSKIEVPPHDLSPETLSAYHSTRNLPALDATSRLSPHLRFGTVSVREAVKEALAHNDVWLQELIWREFFMQLLFHFPASADSSFSPKFSSINWRNIEEEFQRWCEGTTGFPLVDAGMRELNETGFMHNRVRMVVASFLVKDLLIDWRWGEAYFAEKLLDYEQASNVGNWQWAAGTGADAQPYFRVFNPDSQINKFDKEYAYIKRWIPEYDTSSYPKPMLDHSLARDRALETYKKAIAEAGA, from the coding sequence ATGCTCCTCTTCTGGTTTCGCCGCGACCTGCGGCTGCATGATAATGCCGGTCTCTTTCATGCGCTTGCCTCCGGCAAACCTGTGCTGCCGCTCTTCATTTTTGATCGGGCCATACTTGCTAAACTGGAAGACAAAGCAGATGCGCGAGTCTCCTTTATTCATGACACGGTTACTAAAATGCAACGGGAGTTGGAGGATTCAGGCAGTACGCTACTGGTAAAGTATGGCGAGCCGCTGGAGGTGCTTTCTGAACTACTGAACAAGTATGAGGTGGAGGGAATATACACGAACCGTGATTACGAACCTTACGCCCAGGAGCGTGACAAAGCCATGGCTGAACTGGCGCAGCAACACCAGGTGGAATTCAGCACCTTTAAGGATCAGGTGATCTTTGAGAAAAGTGAGATCATGACCCAAAGCGGGACGCCATACAAAGTATATACGCCCTACAAAAACGCGTGGAAGAAAGCCTTTACATCAGAGATGGCAGCACCTTATACTTGCCGGGAGTACTTTAGGCAGCTTCTCCCCCACTTCAAAACAAATCTGCCCACCTTGCAGGAAATAGGCTTTACCCGCTCTAAGATTGAGGTGCCCCCCCACGACCTCTCCCCTGAAACTTTAAGCGCCTACCACAGCACGCGAAACCTACCCGCCCTGGATGCCACCTCCCGCCTGAGCCCGCACCTGCGTTTTGGCACAGTTAGCGTACGCGAGGCGGTAAAAGAGGCGCTGGCGCACAACGATGTGTGGCTACAGGAGCTGATCTGGCGCGAGTTTTTTATGCAGCTACTGTTTCATTTCCCTGCCTCTGCCGACAGTAGCTTCTCCCCAAAGTTTTCAAGTATAAACTGGCGCAACATCGAGGAAGAGTTTCAGCGGTGGTGTGAGGGTACTACTGGTTTTCCGTTGGTAGATGCCGGCATGCGCGAACTGAATGAAACAGGCTTTATGCACAACCGCGTACGCATGGTGGTGGCAAGCTTTCTGGTGAAGGATTTGCTGATAGACTGGCGCTGGGGCGAGGCATACTTTGCCGAAAAGCTGCTGGATTATGAGCAGGCGAGCAATGTCGGGAATTGGCAGTGGGCCGCCGGAACAGGGGCGGATGCCCAGCCATACTTCCGCGTATTCAACCCCGACAGCCAGATCAATAAGTTCGACAAAGAATATGCTTACATCAAACGTTGGATTCCCGAGTACGACACATCTTCCTATCCCAAACCTATGCTGGACCACAGCCTGGCCCGCGACAGAGCTCTGGAAACCTATAAAAAGGCTATCGCTGAAGCCGGGGCATGA